The following are encoded in a window of Bacillus oleivorans genomic DNA:
- a CDS encoding spore germination protein, translated as MKGWLSWYKDLKKKKKEKKQNKDSKKTESSEKQNTQTEAQKQAKSVYELSNDFKEVIYPNKATGEEFVVSFYTSLSETKIIEQFILPKLLEQGFKKLEDITDILSVPGIKISDFSCRDEHLLRGSVEIRISGDKERAAYLEASKNIGRNIAAPEVEFSVIGPKEAFVESYGQNINLLRKRLPIKELVIIEKIIGKYSKTKVGVAYIQGLANEENINTIMQRLDDMEYDNIPDSSFIEQIISDQHNSPFPLALDTERPDRAASVLTEGKIVIISDGSPHVLIAPTTLIEFFSSFDDYLTNWMLASFFRVIRLFSVAFSILITPIYVAALTYHYELIPGDLMGTLVASRQVVPLPPFFEALFLELVIELLREAGARLPTKVGQTIGIVGGIVIGTASVEAGLTSNVLLILIALAALASFTTPVYKIGNAIRVLRFPFLIFAQLWGLLGIVYCFAWLMTYTLNLTSLGRPFLEPLYPPRLTDFRDAIFRLPFRRQTVRPMFTRTKKPEKIIPKDLKKTKDIDE; from the coding sequence ATGAAAGGCTGGTTAAGCTGGTATAAGGATTTAAAGAAGAAGAAAAAAGAAAAAAAGCAAAATAAGGATTCCAAGAAAACGGAGTCTTCAGAGAAACAGAACACTCAAACGGAAGCACAAAAGCAAGCTAAATCTGTTTATGAGTTATCAAATGATTTTAAGGAAGTCATTTATCCAAATAAAGCAACGGGAGAAGAATTTGTTGTTTCATTCTATACGTCATTATCAGAAACAAAAATAATTGAACAATTCATTCTGCCAAAACTATTAGAGCAAGGTTTTAAAAAACTAGAGGATATTACTGATATCCTCTCTGTTCCAGGCATTAAAATCTCTGATTTTTCTTGCCGAGATGAACATCTCTTAAGAGGGTCTGTCGAAATCAGAATAAGCGGAGATAAAGAGAGAGCAGCCTACTTAGAAGCTAGTAAAAATATTGGAAGAAACATTGCTGCACCTGAGGTTGAATTCAGTGTAATAGGACCCAAAGAAGCGTTTGTAGAATCTTACGGCCAGAATATTAACCTTTTAAGAAAAAGGCTTCCAATAAAAGAGCTGGTTATTATTGAAAAAATAATAGGTAAGTATTCAAAAACGAAAGTTGGCGTTGCTTATATTCAAGGTCTCGCAAATGAAGAAAACATCAATACCATAATGCAGCGGCTGGATGATATGGAATATGACAATATTCCTGACAGCAGCTTTATTGAACAAATTATATCCGATCAGCATAATTCACCTTTTCCTTTAGCTTTGGATACAGAAAGGCCAGACCGAGCCGCTTCTGTATTAACAGAAGGAAAGATCGTCATCATATCTGATGGTTCTCCGCATGTGCTGATTGCGCCTACAACATTAATAGAATTTTTCAGTTCGTTTGATGATTATTTAACAAACTGGATGCTGGCTTCTTTTTTCCGGGTCATCCGATTGTTCTCGGTTGCCTTTTCGATATTAATTACACCTATTTATGTAGCAGCGCTCACCTATCACTATGAATTAATACCAGGTGATTTAATGGGTACACTTGTGGCTTCAAGACAGGTTGTTCCATTACCGCCATTTTTTGAAGCCCTCTTTCTTGAACTGGTTATTGAGCTGCTAAGAGAAGCAGGGGCACGATTGCCTACAAAAGTAGGTCAGACAATTGGGATTGTTGGCGGGATCGTTATCGGGACAGCATCCGTTGAAGCAGGTTTGACGAGTAATGTATTACTCATTCTAATCGCTCTTGCGGCTTTAGCATCGTTTACAACCCCGGTCTATAAGATTGGTAATGCCATTCGTGTCCTTCGTTTTCCATTTCTGATTTTTGCGCAATTATGGGGATTACTGGGGATTGTATATTGCTTCGCATGGCTGATGACTTACACCCTTAATTTAACATCACTTGGCCGTCCTTTTTTAGAACCGCTCTATCCGCCTAGATTAACTGATTTTAGAGATGCTATTTTTCGTCTTCCTTTTAGAAGGCAAACCGTAAGGCCAATGTTTACTCGTACAAAGAAACCAGAAAAAATTATTCCTAAGGATTTAAAAAAGACAAAGGATATTGACGAATAA
- a CDS encoding DUF1836 domain-containing protein codes for MENVKKIIKDLHLDNYIAANDIPNIDLYMDQVIQLFETHYETAKRNEDEKVLTKTMINNYAKGKLFFPIKNKKYSKEHILLISLIYQLKGALSISDIKTTLELMNQKIVQEDFDLAKVYNSYLFLTQQNLNRFESSLEESLCEVIKEVESFNDSDSDYLNQFLLIASFATMSNFYRRAAEKLVDEIAKSKKSNK; via the coding sequence ATGGAAAATGTTAAAAAAATAATTAAGGATTTACATCTCGATAATTACATCGCTGCAAATGATATTCCAAATATCGATTTATATATGGATCAGGTCATTCAGCTGTTTGAAACTCATTACGAGACTGCTAAACGAAATGAAGACGAAAAGGTTTTAACCAAGACGATGATAAACAATTATGCAAAAGGAAAGCTATTTTTTCCTATAAAAAATAAAAAATATTCTAAAGAGCATATTCTCTTGATCAGTTTAATTTATCAATTAAAAGGTGCCCTCTCGATAAGTGATATCAAAACAACCCTGGAGCTAATGAATCAAAAAATCGTTCAGGAGGATTTTGATCTGGCTAAAGTTTACAACAGCTATCTCTTCCTGACACAACAAAATCTAAATCGTTTTGAATCGAGTCTAGAAGAGTCACTTTGTGAAGTCATAAAAGAAGTGGAAAGTTTCAACGATTCTGATTCTGATTATCTTAATCAGTTTTTACTTATTGCCTCATTTGCCACTATGAGTAACTTTTACAGAAGAGCGGCAGAAAAGCTCGTTGACGAGATAGCCAAATCTAAGAAATCAAATAAATAA
- a CDS encoding siderophore ABC transporter substrate-binding protein, whose product MRKTPIFILVAIFLTVILAGCNSDASSNAESAADSGELTIAHKLGETVVPKNPEKVVVFDFGVLDTLDTFEVEVTGIPKENIPAYLSKYEDGQFENVGSLKEPDFEKIDEIAPDLIIISGRQSALYERLSEIAPTIYMENDTQNYMNSFKENVNKLAEIFGKEDVAEEKLAEIDKSIQDLNEKAAAMGENALIILANDGKVSAYGQGSRFGLIHDVFGITPVDESIESSTHGQSISFEYIVEKDPDYLFVIDRGAVVGGESSAKQVVENELVKMTKAYQNDHIIYLDPNYWYLSGGGVVSVAEMVKQVEEAL is encoded by the coding sequence GTGAGAAAAACGCCAATTTTTATTTTGGTGGCAATCTTCCTGACTGTCATATTAGCGGGATGTAATTCTGATGCCAGCTCAAATGCAGAGTCTGCTGCTGATAGTGGAGAGCTTACCATTGCACATAAATTAGGAGAAACCGTTGTACCCAAAAATCCTGAAAAAGTAGTAGTATTTGATTTTGGTGTTTTAGATACTTTAGACACATTTGAGGTAGAAGTTACAGGGATTCCAAAAGAAAATATCCCAGCTTATCTGTCCAAATATGAAGATGGTCAATTTGAGAACGTAGGCAGCTTGAAGGAACCTGATTTTGAAAAAATCGACGAAATTGCACCAGACCTTATTATCATTTCGGGTAGACAATCCGCTCTATACGAACGGTTAAGTGAGATTGCTCCTACAATTTATATGGAAAATGATACACAAAACTATATGAATTCTTTTAAAGAAAATGTCAATAAACTTGCAGAAATCTTTGGGAAAGAAGATGTTGCCGAAGAAAAACTAGCTGAAATTGATAAGTCTATTCAAGATTTAAATGAAAAGGCAGCGGCAATGGGAGAAAATGCCCTTATTATTTTGGCCAATGATGGGAAAGTAAGTGCTTACGGACAAGGTTCAAGATTTGGATTAATTCATGATGTATTTGGGATTACACCTGTAGATGAAAGTATAGAATCTTCAACACATGGTCAAAGTATTTCCTTTGAATATATTGTGGAAAAAGATCCTGATTATCTATTTGTTATAGATCGCGGTGCTGTTGTCGGCGGGGAATCCTCTGCTAAGCAAGTAGTAGAAAATGAACTTGTTAAAATGACAAAAGCTTACCAAAATGATCATATCATCTATTTAGACCCGAATTATTGGTACCTATCTGGCGGAGGCGTTGTTTCCGTTGCAGAAATGGTTAAACAAGTAGAGGAAGCCCTTTAA
- a CDS encoding GerAB/ArcD/ProY family transporter, with protein sequence MNPPSIPETRKVSYYLIYFLIISMQIGIGVLGFQRIVAEPAGHDAWIAVLVSGLSIHIILFLQFKILEYGGGDIIQAHRMAFGKWIGNVFSLLFALYFTISAITILRTYLEVVQVWMFQELELFWISLAFLVLIYYIVSSGFRTVTGVAFFGTVLPSYLVFTFAFIFPFSDFSNLLPIFDTNIKELAQSSLNMSLTYIGYETMLMFYPFIKDPNKSKKWAHLGILTVTLFYTIVTALTFTFFSKDQLKETVWATLSIWKIAQLPFIERIEYIGIGNWILIILPNLCITLWCGSRIVRQITHLRQRKALFILCLLVLVAVTYIEKREHINNLNTWLGRTGFYLNYAYVPILLVILLVVRKVRSKNVSKKQQN encoded by the coding sequence ATGAATCCGCCATCTATACCGGAAACAAGGAAGGTATCGTATTACCTTATTTATTTTCTCATCATTTCTATGCAAATTGGAATAGGTGTCTTAGGATTTCAAAGAATAGTGGCAGAACCAGCTGGTCATGATGCTTGGATAGCTGTTCTGGTATCAGGGCTTTCCATCCATATCATTTTATTCCTCCAATTTAAAATTTTGGAGTATGGAGGCGGAGATATTATTCAAGCCCATCGGATGGCATTTGGCAAGTGGATCGGAAATGTGTTTAGCCTCCTTTTTGCTCTTTATTTCACGATCTCAGCAATAACGATTTTGCGAACATATTTAGAAGTTGTACAGGTTTGGATGTTTCAAGAATTAGAGTTATTTTGGATCTCTTTAGCCTTTTTGGTTCTGATTTATTATATTGTATCAAGCGGATTTCGAACGGTAACTGGAGTCGCTTTCTTTGGAACAGTCTTACCCTCTTATCTAGTTTTTACATTTGCTTTTATATTTCCGTTTTCTGACTTCTCAAATTTACTTCCAATATTTGATACAAACATCAAGGAGCTAGCTCAGTCATCGCTAAATATGTCATTAACGTACATAGGGTATGAGACCATGCTTATGTTCTACCCATTTATCAAAGACCCGAATAAATCGAAAAAGTGGGCTCACCTTGGAATTTTAACCGTCACCCTTTTTTATACGATCGTTACAGCTCTCACCTTTACCTTTTTTAGTAAGGATCAATTAAAAGAAACGGTTTGGGCGACTCTTTCTATATGGAAAATTGCTCAGTTGCCATTTATTGAAAGAATTGAATATATCGGTATTGGAAACTGGATTTTAATCATTCTTCCTAATCTATGTATTACACTATGGTGTGGCAGCCGAATTGTTAGACAGATTACACATTTGCGCCAGAGAAAGGCTTTATTCATCCTTTGTCTATTAGTACTGGTAGCCGTTACTTACATTGAAAAAAGGGAACATATCAATAATTTAAATACCTGGCTAGGACGCACTGGGTTTTATCTTAACTATGCATATGTTCCGATTCTGCTCGTTATTTTACTTGTTGTTCGAAAGGTGAGATCAAAAAATGTTTCAAAAAAACAGCAAAACTAA
- a CDS encoding Ger(x)C family spore germination protein has product MFQKNSKTKLFLCILISLFWLTGCADPEVIDEISIMTGIGYDLDENKIKGTALYPSYLPEGTVENVTITATNDIARKVIIEMQRKSPNPLVTGSLEVVIFGKEFATEMGIFRIVDSLQRDPSVGARLYLIVSDGTAAEILNEQLGGEGTGEYLSSLIDHNIRVRDLPETNLHLFAFSYHQEGRDPYLPIMKRIGEKDITISGVAIFKKDKVIYEIPEDKMLYFKLLVDKYSKGSVSARNEEQESTMRVVDSNTNYIIEKKNGVVDKILIQIKIEAIVLEYSGKRLTQKEVEKLEKDFSDYIKRECTELLKTFQELKVDPAGIGREVKSVTYGFDIKKWEESQYPNVEITVEPDVTISETGVVE; this is encoded by the coding sequence ATGTTTCAAAAAAACAGCAAAACTAAGCTGTTCCTCTGTATTCTCATTTCTCTTTTTTGGCTGACGGGCTGTGCTGATCCAGAAGTAATAGATGAAATCAGTATTATGACGGGAATAGGCTATGATCTCGATGAAAACAAGATTAAAGGTACTGCCCTCTATCCTTCCTATTTGCCTGAAGGCACTGTTGAAAATGTAACTATTACAGCAACCAATGATATTGCGAGAAAGGTAATTATAGAAATGCAGAGAAAATCGCCTAATCCGCTTGTCACTGGCAGTCTTGAGGTCGTAATATTTGGCAAAGAATTTGCAACGGAAATGGGGATATTTAGAATAGTGGATTCTCTTCAGCGGGACCCAAGTGTTGGGGCAAGATTATATTTAATAGTCAGCGATGGAACTGCTGCGGAAATATTGAATGAGCAATTAGGCGGAGAAGGTACTGGTGAGTATTTATCGAGTCTTATTGACCACAATATTCGGGTACGAGACCTTCCCGAAACAAACTTACATTTATTTGCATTCAGTTACCACCAAGAAGGGAGAGATCCCTATTTACCGATAATGAAACGAATAGGGGAAAAGGATATTACCATAAGTGGTGTGGCAATTTTCAAAAAGGATAAAGTCATTTATGAAATACCAGAGGATAAAATGCTTTATTTTAAACTATTAGTTGATAAGTATAGTAAAGGCTCAGTTTCAGCGCGAAATGAAGAACAAGAGTCCACCATGAGAGTGGTCGACTCCAATACCAATTATATCATTGAGAAAAAAAACGGAGTGGTTGACAAGATCCTGATTCAAATCAAGATTGAAGCCATTGTTTTAGAGTATTCAGGGAAAAGATTAACGCAGAAAGAAGTTGAGAAGCTGGAAAAAGATTTCTCAGACTATATCAAACGGGAATGTACGGAATTACTTAAAACTTTCCAGGAACTAAAGGTCGATCCAGCTGGAATTGGACGAGAGGTTAAAAGTGTAACGTATGGATTTGATATAAAGAAATGGGAAGAATCACAATATCCAAATGTCGAAATTACGGTTGAGCCCGACGTAACGATTTCTGAGACAGGTGTAGTGGAATAA
- a CDS encoding SRPBCC family protein — protein MQILKENLVVKASKDLVWQAWTISDEVMKWFVPKAAIEAVEGGRYELIYHAEQEIDMSDEICRILSIQPTYRLVFQWRIPEIANPLTEASTVVAVCLKEISDKTSITVSHSGWGEGTEWLQAMDWHKHNWNQILTSLKSYLETGKGFISFNSAPNKN, from the coding sequence GTGCAAATACTTAAAGAGAATTTAGTAGTTAAAGCGAGTAAAGATTTAGTCTGGCAAGCATGGACAATCAGCGATGAAGTCATGAAATGGTTCGTGCCTAAAGCTGCTATAGAAGCAGTTGAAGGCGGCAGATATGAATTGATCTATCATGCAGAACAGGAAATCGATATGTCAGACGAAATCTGCAGAATACTTTCGATCCAGCCTACCTATCGTCTCGTATTTCAATGGAGGATTCCGGAAATAGCAAACCCTTTGACAGAAGCTTCAACGGTTGTAGCCGTTTGTTTAAAAGAAATATCTGATAAAACGTCCATTACAGTCTCACATAGTGGGTGGGGAGAAGGAACCGAGTGGCTCCAGGCGATGGATTGGCATAAACACAATTGGAATCAGATACTTACCAGTTTAAAGTCGTATTTAGAAACTGGCAAAGGGTTTATTTCATTTAATTCTGCACCTAATAAGAACTGA